The Aminivibrio pyruvatiphilus genome contains a region encoding:
- a CDS encoding type II toxin-antitoxin system RelE/ParE family toxin, protein MLPGFFYFLHHDDCFILLHGFIKKTDALPVKEMETARKRKEDFFRRFRK, encoded by the coding sequence ATGCTTCCCGGATTTTTTTATTTTCTTCACCATGACGATTGCTTTATTCTGCTTCACGGCTTCATTAAAAAGACGGATGCTCTGCCCGTGAAAGAAATGGAAACAGCCAGGAAGCGTAAGGAAGATTTTTTCAGGAGGTTTAGAAAATGA
- a CDS encoding helix-turn-helix transcriptional regulator, which yields MSGELRSWEDVKKDLLKNPETASAYNDLEGEYKLISAIIQSRLEKKLSQADLAARMGTSQSNISRLESGRYNPSLQFLRRVARALEKDLEVTLK from the coding sequence ATGAGCGGAGAATTGAGATCCTGGGAAGATGTAAAAAAAGACCTTCTAAAGAATCCGGAAACGGCGTCCGCCTACAATGATCTTGAGGGGGAATATAAACTCATCAGCGCCATCATCCAGTCCAGGCTGGAAAAGAAACTGTCTCAGGCTGACCTCGCTGCCAGAATGGGAACAAGCCAAAGCAATATCAGCAGGCTGGAATCCGGACGCTACAACCCTTCGCTGCAATTCCTGAGGCGTGTTGCCCGTGCGCTGGAAAAAGACCTTGAAGTGACATTGAAATAG